The nucleotide sequence TGATGCAACAGCTATTGGGGACGGTCCGGCAGGATGGCATAATGCAAATTATGAGACGAATTTTAAAAATGTTGCAGTGCTTGGTAAGGATACTATGGTATCTGCGGAAATTCCTAATCCAGAAGGCCAGAAATGTACAACACATATGAGTTCAGATGACTTTTCAAAAGTAGCAAACGCTAAGATAACAGATAGTTCAGATTCTAAAGTTGTTACAAATTACCAAAGTATGGTTAAAAAATTAGGGGATATACTGGCTGATTATTACTCAAATCTAAATCAGAAAAACCAGGCTGCTAATGTGTATTTACGCCTTTTTCATGAGATGAATTCAAGTTACCTTTGGTGGGGATTTCAAGATAAAGAGCAATTTAAAAAGCTTTGGATAAATCTTCATGATTACTTAGTATATGATAGAAAATTTACTTGGTTAAAATTTTGCTACGCTGTCAATAAAGGTGATGAAAATATAGGAGATGAGTACAAATACACTAAAGATGCAACGTTATATTATCCAGGAGATAATTATGTAGATACAGTTGCCTTATACGGCTATAGTGATGATCTTTCAAATGATCCTGACATACAAAAACCTTATGCAGAACTTACTGGAGGGACATACAATGGTGTTACATATAAAGGCTATAATAAACCATTTGGATTTGCTGAGCTTGGAGCAAAAGTTGGTGGAAGCTATATTGATAAAGACAATAATCAAATAAAACCTTTTGATTATCAAATATGGAGTAATGCTATTCAAAGTGAATATTCAAAGGCTTCATACTCAATAGTGTTTGATAAAGCATATGATCCACGTAATAATAT is from Clostridium acetobutylicum ATCC 824 and encodes:
- a CDS encoding glycosyl hydrolase; translated protein: MRRNNDIEQKKKILSAMLVSVLLVSPKINSKVYASIPSSCKAGAFLGWAENLETKDIMGDPAYSGKVNMVAFDVANWSDNDSDDNHKNNDATAIGDGPAGWHNANYETNFKNVAVLGKDTMVSAEIPNPEGQKCTTHMSSDDFSKVANAKITDSSDSKVVTNYQSMVKKLGDILADYYSNLNQKNQAANVYLRLFHEMNSSYLWWGFQDKEQFKKLWINLHDYLVYDRKFTWLKFCYAVNKGDENIGDEYKYTKDATLYYPGDNYVDTVALYGYSDDLSNDPDIQKPYAELTGGTYNGVTYKGYNKPFGFAELGAKVGGSYIDKDNNQIKPFDYQIWSNAIQSEYSKASYSIVFDKAYDPRNNIHGTSIFNDYKDANTSISYKAHVSNIGWQDYVKDAETAGTTGQTLSMEAIQMNYPNNIELHLQYQAHVSNIGWMSPVSDGQIAGTTGQHLSIEAINISLKDAQGKDSSDYSIYYRTHLRYMGWTSWTKNGSTSGTIGQSRPVEAIQVCVVKNGTERAQLMEGLVQGTK